Genomic segment of Synechococcus sp. A18-25c:
CTTCACCAGCTCGAGCACGGCCGGGATGCGGGTGGAACCACCCACCATCACGATCTCGTCGAGCTCGCTGGAAGACAGCTTGGCGTCCTTGAGCGCCTGCTCCACCGGGATACGGCAGCGATCAATCAAGTTGGAGGCAAGCTCCTCGAATTTGGCCCGGGTGAGGGTGAGATCCAGGTGCTTGGGACCTTCCGGCGTAGCCGTAATGAACGGCAGGTTGATCTCGCTTTGAGTGGCGTTGGAGAGCTCGATCTTGGCTTTTTCAGCCGCTTCAGTGAGTCGCTGCAGAGCTTGCTTGTCCTGGCGCAGGTCAATGCCTTCATTGGACTTGAAGCTGTCAGCGAGGTGGTCAACGATCACCTTGTCGAAATCGTCACCACCCAGATGGGTATCACCGGAGGTGGACAGCACCTCAAACACACCATCGCCCACCTCCAAAACGGAGACGTCGAAGGTGCCGCCGCCCAGGTCAAAAACAAGGATGCGCTCGTTGCTCTTCTTGTCGAGGCCGTAAGCCAGAGCCGCAGCAGTGGGCTCGTTGATGATGCGCAGCACTTCTAGGCCGGCGATCTTGCCAGCGTCCTTGGTGGCCTGACGCTGGGAGTCGTTGAAATAGGCGGGAACCGTGATCACCGCCTGCGTGACGGATTCGCCCAGATACTTACCGGCATCTTCCGCCAGCTTGCGCAGAACCTGCGCAGACACCTCCTCGGGAGCGAACTGCTTCTCAAGAACAGGACACTTGACCTTCACGTTGGAGCCAGCCTTCTCGACCGTGTAGCTCACCTCTTTCGACTCTTCATTCACCTCGTCGACACGACGACCAATGAAGCGTTTGACGGAATAGAAGGTGTTGTCAGGGTTCATGACCGCCTGACGCTTGGCGATCTGACCCACCAGCTGATCCTGGTTCTTGGTGTAAGCCACCACCGAGGGCGTGGTGCGGAAGCCCTCGGCATTGGCGATCACGGTGGGCTTACCGCCCTCCATCACCGACACACAGCTGTTGGTGGTTCCGAGATCGATGCCGACAACCTTGCCCATCGGTGCCTCCTGACTCCGCGAATTGACTGATTAGATCCTTTGCATGATCGGTAGTCGGCTGGCCTTCAGGCGAGGTGTGGTTCCCGAACAGTCCGGCGACACAGCAGGCTGGAAGGCAGGTTCACAGGCAACGCAATGATCAGCGGAACCACAGGACTGGTCGGTCTGCTGGGACAGCCGGTGAGTCACTCCCTTTCACCGGTGATGCACAACGCGGCCCTAGAGGCCATGGCAATGGATTGGCGCTATTTGGCTCTGCCATGCCATGGCGCTGACCTGGGACGCGTGCTCGACGGACTTCAAGCCGTGGGCTGCCACGGGCTGAATGTGACCATCCCCCACAAACAAGCCGTGGCATCGCACTGCCAGGAGCTCAGCCCATTGGCAGCGCGCCTAGGAGCGGTCAACACACTGACCCCCCTGAGCGGCAATGGCTGGCATGGTCACAACACAGATGCCGAGGGATTTCTTGCCCCACTGCTCGACCAAGCCGACGCCTGGACAGGCTGCGACGCGATCGTGATGGGCTGTGGTGGCAGCGCTCGGGCCGTCGTGGCCGGTCTTCAACAACTGCCGCTAGCGACCATCTATGTGGCGGGCCGTCGACCCGACGCCTTGGAACAGTTCCTGGAGGATCTGGAAGAAGGAAGCAACGGCAGCGTGTCCCTCCATGGCATCCCCCTCGAAACCCAACGCCTGGCCGCACAGCTGAGCGGATCGAAGCTGGTGGTGAACACCACGCCGGTGGGCATGCAGGGACACGGCGACAGCAATGCCATGCCTGTGGATGCTGATCTCTGGAACAAATTGGAACCGACCACGACCCTTTACGACCTGATCTACACACCGCGACCGACCCCATGGCTGCAGAGGGGACAGCAACGTGGATGTCAGACCATCGATGGCTTGGAAATGCTGGTGCAGCAGGGTGCGGCATCACTGCGCCGATGGTCGGGACGCCATGACGTCCCGACGTCGGTGATGCGCGAGGCTGCACTCGAACGCCTTAAAGCAAATCCCGCCGGCTGACAGCACCGACTGGATCCACAAGCCCTACGCTCTGGCCAAGCGCGACCCTGCAATGGCCATACCTGTCTGGCAACGGTTTCTGGGGCTGCTGGTGTATCTGCTGCCCTGGAGCGATGCGATCCCATTCGGCAGCCATCTGATGCTGCAATTCCCATGGCTGCAATGGCTGACTCTTCCAGCACTGCCCCTGGTTCTGTTGGAACGGGGAATCCCGTTCGGCAACCTGCTGGTGTTCTTTCTGTTGTTCCTAGCAGTGGTGCGCAATCCAAACGTGCCCTACTTCCTGCGCTTCAACACGCTCCAAGCCCTGCTGGTGGACATCATCGTGGTGATCCTGGGCTATGCCTTCGCGATTTTGATCCAGCCGCTAGGCGGTGGACTGATGCTCCGCACCTTCTCCAGCACAGTAGTTGTGGCTGTTCTGGCGGTGCTGGTCTTCGCCTGGATCGAATGCATCCGTGGCCGAGAGCCTGATCTGCCCGGCCTGAGTCAGGCCGTACGGATGCAGCTCTACTGAGGTCTTCAACCCCAAAGAGATAGGCTGTTGGATCCGTCGCTCACCTGGGTGAGCCTTCAGTCCCTGTCGGATCTGTCTCCATGACCCAACAGCCTTATTACGAGACCATGTACATCCTCCGTCCGGACATTCCGGAGGAAGAGGTCGAGTCTCATCTCACCAAATACCGCGACATCCTTGTGGAAGCCGGCGCGGACGTGCTGGACAACCAGATGCGCGGCAAGCGTCGTTTGGCGTACCCGATCGCCAAGCACAAGGAAGGCATTTACGTGCAGCTGAGCCACAACGGTGATGGCCAGCAGGTGGCCGTTCTAGAAAAGGCCATGCGCCTGAGTGAGGACGTGATCCGGTATCTCACCGTCAAGCAAGACGGTCCTCTTCCGGCTCCCCGAGTGGTCCCTGGAAGTGAAGCTGCAGCGCAGCCTCAAACGGCTGAAGCGTCTGCCTGATCCAGACATTGTTGAACTGCTGACCGGGCGATACCGTCCGGTTATGCAGTTCCAGAGTTCAGGCCATCAGGCACCGGAGCCCCGCTGGAATGCTCCGGAAGCTGTTTCATCACCTGATCGCGAATCCGATCCAAAGGTTGATGCGTTGCGCGCGCGCATCGATGAACTCGAAACGATCGTGCATGACTACGAGGTTTTGCTTGAAGCGCTGCCGGACTTGTTCGAACGCAAATTTCAACAGCGCTTGGAACCGCTGATGGAGCGTTACCGACTGCTGGCCCGAGCGCAGCAACTGCTGGGTGAAGCAAACCTTCCCCTCATCGAGCAGCGGGAACCCCAGAGAAGCGATCACCATCTGCCCCTGCTTGAACGTTGGAGACAGGCACGCAGCCGCCGTCAAGGACGTTCCGAAAGAAACGCCGCTTGATCCGACAAAAATTGCGTCCTCGGAGTGTGAGCCTTCAACGGCGCCGGGCTGCCGACCAAAGGCGAATGGGCAATCCCCAGACGTAAATGAATCCTTCGGCAGCACGATGATCGAACTGATCGTCACTGCCGTAGGAAGCCATCTCAGGCACGTAGAGACTGCTGTCACTGGAGGCGCGGCCTGTGACGATCACGTTGCCCTTATGCAGTCGCATCCTCACAACACCATGGACGTGGGCCTGGGTGCGATCCATGAAACCGTCCAGCGCTTCTTTCAGAGGTCCGAACCAGAGGCCCTGATACACGAGATCAGCCCACTGCATCTCCAATTGGCGCTTCGTGCGCAGCACGTCGGCCGCCAGGGTGAGGCTCTCCAGCTCCTGATGGGCCTGAATCAGCATCAACAGGCCAGGTGTTTCGTAAATCTCCCGACTCTTGATGCCAACCACACGGTTCTCGATCATGTCGAGGCGACCGATGCCATGCATCCCCGCCAAGCGGTTGGCCTCACGGATCAAGTCGACCGGTGTCATCCGCACGCCGTCGATGCTGACGGGGTTGCCGCCCTCAAAGCCAATCTCGATGTCCTGAGCCTCCGATGGCGCTGCATCCACGGAAACGCTCATGGCGAAAACCTCCTCTGGAGGGGCCACCATCGGGTCTTCCAGCGGGCCGGCCTCCACACTGCGGCC
This window contains:
- a CDS encoding shikimate dehydrogenase, which translates into the protein MISGTTGLVGLLGQPVSHSLSPVMHNAALEAMAMDWRYLALPCHGADLGRVLDGLQAVGCHGLNVTIPHKQAVASHCQELSPLAARLGAVNTLTPLSGNGWHGHNTDAEGFLAPLLDQADAWTGCDAIVMGCGGSARAVVAGLQQLPLATIYVAGRRPDALEQFLEDLEEGSNGSVSLHGIPLETQRLAAQLSGSKLVVNTTPVGMQGHGDSNAMPVDADLWNKLEPTTTLYDLIYTPRPTPWLQRGQQRGCQTIDGLEMLVQQGAASLRRWSGRHDVPTSVMREAALERLKANPAG
- the dnaK gene encoding molecular chaperone DnaK, whose amino-acid sequence is MGKVVGIDLGTTNSCVSVMEGGKPTVIANAEGFRTTPSVVAYTKNQDQLVGQIAKRQAVMNPDNTFYSVKRFIGRRVDEVNEESKEVSYTVEKAGSNVKVKCPVLEKQFAPEEVSAQVLRKLAEDAGKYLGESVTQAVITVPAYFNDSQRQATKDAGKIAGLEVLRIINEPTAAALAYGLDKKSNERILVFDLGGGTFDVSVLEVGDGVFEVLSTSGDTHLGGDDFDKVIVDHLADSFKSNEGIDLRQDKQALQRLTEAAEKAKIELSNATQSEINLPFITATPEGPKHLDLTLTRAKFEELASNLIDRCRIPVEQALKDAKLSSSELDEIVMVGGSTRIPAVLELVKRTTGKDPNQTVNPDEVVAVGAAIQGGVLAGEVKDILLLDVTPLSLGVETLGGVMTKMITRNTTVPTKKSETYSTAVDGQTNVEIHVLQGEREMASDNKSLGTFRLDGIPAAPRGVPQIEVTFDIDANGILSVTAKDKGSGKEQSISITGASTLSDSEVESMVKDAEANASADKEKREKIDLKNQAETLVYQAEKQMDELGDKVEADAKAKVDEKRTKLKEATEKEDYDAMKTLLEELQQELYTVGASVYQQAGAEAAAAPGADAAAGAAGGSAGDDVIDAEFTESK
- a CDS encoding argininosuccinate synthase; this translates as MGRAKKVVLAYSGGVDTSVCIPYLKQEWGVEEVITFAADLGQGDELEPIRLKALEAGASQSMVGDLIQPFIEDFAFPAIRANALYEGRYPLSTALARPLIARRLVEVAREVGADAVAHGCTGKGNDQVRFDVAIAALAPDLKVLTPAREWGMSREETIAYGERCGIPAPVSKKSPYSIDLNLLGRSVEAGPLEDPMVAPPEEVFAMSVSVDAAPSEAQDIEIGFEGGNPVSIDGVRMTPVDLIREANRLAGMHGIGRLDMIENRVVGIKSREIYETPGLLMLIQAHQELESLTLAADVLRTKRQLEMQWADLVYQGLWFGPLKEALDGFMDRTQAHVHGVVRMRLHKGNVIVTGRASSDSSLYVPEMASYGSDDQFDHRAAEGFIYVWGLPIRLWSAARRR
- the rpsF gene encoding 30S ribosomal protein S6, with protein sequence MTQQPYYETMYILRPDIPEEEVESHLTKYRDILVEAGADVLDNQMRGKRRLAYPIAKHKEGIYVQLSHNGDGQQVAVLEKAMRLSEDVIRYLTVKQDGPLPAPRVVPGSEAAAQPQTAEASA
- a CDS encoding Tic20 family protein, with protein sequence MAIPVWQRFLGLLVYLLPWSDAIPFGSHLMLQFPWLQWLTLPALPLVLLERGIPFGNLLVFFLLFLAVVRNPNVPYFLRFNTLQALLVDIIVVILGYAFAILIQPLGGGLMLRTFSSTVVVAVLAVLVFAWIECIRGREPDLPGLSQAVRMQLY